Proteins from a single region of Chaetodon trifascialis isolate fChaTrf1 chromosome 10, fChaTrf1.hap1, whole genome shotgun sequence:
- the adck2 gene encoding uncharacterized aarF domain-containing protein kinase 2: MMTMLAFGARAVLLSLRYTVQRAGSVTRTRLIQNSRTYFVKRRQILTQIPKVTLLCWGAVNASSCAAKCQEAILPSRTADRKSLAKVQVHKIVFFLRLTFRALVLLLKFGPLLLLSPLALMSSRCASCWLDALLWVTETSGPTYIKLGQWASTRRDIFPQEFCERFSRLHVKVRPHSWAHTKLCLRRAFGEGWSRVLKFESKEPVGSGCVAQVYRGWANADQVEDPAFQSLVEEMEKEDLLEAWEIPGLGGVASSLWQLWKGRREEEGYEERNDPKSSAETGHLIPVAIKVIHPGIRRQVEMDLLLMKAGSWLLHFLPGFKWLSLCEVVEEFEKLMTKQIDLRFEAKNIERFRNNFRDVDYVKFPTPLRPFVTRTILVETFEESQPISNYLSSDVPLKVKQRIARMGLDTMLKMVFLDNFVHGDLHPGNILVQSCGPLPGDTDSTGISGEAHGKTTLTDLWDTVVVSVRPDPCPLQLVLLDAGIVAQLSDHDLANLKAVFTAVVLRRGDRVAELILHHARANECKDVPQFKKEMAQLVDHALSNPVSLGKIQVGDLLSRVFGLLIKHKVKLESNFASVVFAIMVLEGLGRSLDPNLDILDLAKPLLLKNCASQL, translated from the exons ATGATGACCATGTTGGCCTTTGGAGCAAGAGCAGTCCTCCTCAGCCTGAGGTACACTGTACAGAGAGCCGGCTCCGTTACCAGAACCAGACTCATCCAGAACTCCCGGACATATTTTGTTAAAAGACGCCAGATCTTAACCCAGATACCCAAGGTTACATTGCTATGTTGGGGTGCAGTGAATGCATCATCCTGTGCAGCCAAATGCCAGGAAGCTATTCTTCCATCCCGAACCGCTGACAGAAAGTCTCTAGCCAAAGTCCAAGTGCacaaaattgtgtttttccttcGCCTCACCTTTCGTGCATTGGTGCTGCTCCTCAAATTTggcccccttctcctcctctcccccttgGCTCTGATGTCCTCTCGCTGTGCGTCCTGCTGGCTGGATGCTCTCCTGTGGGTGACTGAAACATCTGGGCCCACTTATATCAAGCTGGGTCAGTGGGCCAGCACCAGGCGGGACATCTTCCCTCAGGAGTTCTGTGAACGCTTCTCCAGGCTCCACGTCAAGGTACGCCCCCACTCTTGGGCCCACACCAAGCTGTGTCTTCGGAGGGCTTTCGGAGAGGGCTGGAGTAGGGTTTTGAAGTTTGAGAGCAAAGAGCCGGTGGGTTCGGGATGCGTGGCCCAGGTGTACAGAGGCTGGGCGAACGCGGACCAGGTGGAGGACCCGGCCTTCCAGTCgctggtggaggagatggagaaagaggacTTGCTAGAAGCTTGGGAGATCCCTGGTCTGGGAGGAGTGGCCAGCTCCCTGTGGCAGCTgtggaaggggaggagggaggaggaaggctaTGAGGAGAGGAATGACCCAAAGAGCAGTGCAGAGACGGGGCATCTGATACCTGTGGCTATCAAG GTGATCCATCCAGGCATCAGGAGGCAGGTGGAAATGGACCTACTGCTGATGAAAGCAGGCAGTTGGCTCCTGCACTTCCTGCCCGGATTCAAGTGGCTCAGTCTGTGTGAGGTAGTTGAGGAGTTTGAGAAGCTCATGACCAAACAG attgATCTCCGTTTTGAGGCCAAGAACATCGAGCGTTTCCGGAACAATTTCCGCGATGTGGATTATGTCAAGTTCCCAACTCCGTTACGACCGTTTGTCACCAGGACAATTTTAGTGGAGACATTTGAA GAGAGTCAGCCTATATCCAACTACCTGAGCTCCGACGTTCCTCTGAAGGTGAAGCAGAGAATAGCCAGGATGGGACTAGACACAATGCTGAAGATG GTTTTTTTGGACAACTTTGTGCACGGGGATCTCCACCCCGGGAACATTCTGGTCCAGAGTTGTGGGCCTCTTCCTGGTGACACTGACAGTACTGGTATCTCAGGGGAGGCCCATGGTAAGACCACCCTCACTGACTTGTGGGACACAGTGGTGGTCAGCGTCAGGCCAGACCCGTGTCCTCTCcagctggtgctgctggacGCCGGCATCGTAGCCCAGCTCAGTGACCACGATCTTGCCAACTTGAAGGCGGTCTTCACGGCTGTGGTGCTGCGTCGG GGTGACCGAGTGGCAGAGCTGATCCTTCATCATGCTCGGGCCAATGAGTGCAAAGACGTGCCGCAGTTTAAGAAGGAGATGGCCCAGCTGGTGGACCATGCCCTCAGCAACCCCGTCTCTCTGGGAAAG ATCCAAGTGGGTGACCTGCTCTCCAGAGTCTTTGGTCTACTCATCAAACACAAG GTGAAGCTGGAGAGTAATTTCGCCTCCGTCGTGTTTGCCATCATGGTGCTGGAGGGCTTGGGCAGGTCACTCGATCCGAACTTGGACATCTTGGATTTGGCCAAACCTCTGCTGCTAAAGAACTGTGCCTCACAGCTCTga